In one window of Thermodesulfobacteriota bacterium DNA:
- a CDS encoding ATP-binding protein translates to MATAEQIKILIRAHFENDLERFVTVALQIAAHEAKAGHASLAHDIRRYVDRAKQRYGLLPGVSVSRDLSDMLLQTKPSEHLSELIVHEDLRYRIARILDEYRHRQKLKQHGMTNRRRILLAGPPGTGKTMTASVLAGELHLPLHTILMHKLVTKFMGETSAKLRQIFDVIQEEPGIYLFDEFDAIGTQRGREHEVGEMRRVLNSFLQFIEQDASESMIIAATNTFDVLDTALFRRFDDVLYYELPDKNERAQLLQNRLNSYMSSALNIESLANEAESLSHAEISRACDDAIKQVLLTRQKKVTKKLLVSMLAHRKAIYSKKRG, encoded by the coding sequence ATGGCTACAGCAGAGCAGATTAAAATTCTCATACGAGCGCACTTCGAAAATGATCTGGAACGATTTGTGACCGTTGCTCTTCAGATCGCTGCGCACGAGGCAAAAGCTGGGCATGCTTCGTTAGCGCATGACATTCGTAGGTATGTTGATAGGGCGAAACAGCGGTACGGACTATTGCCAGGTGTGAGCGTCAGTCGTGATCTTAGTGACATGCTACTTCAGACCAAACCAAGCGAGCATCTTTCCGAACTAATCGTCCATGAAGACTTGCGTTATCGAATTGCTCGCATCCTGGATGAGTATCGTCATCGCCAAAAGCTCAAGCAGCATGGCATGACCAATCGGCGACGCATACTATTAGCTGGCCCCCCGGGAACGGGTAAGACGATGACAGCTTCGGTATTGGCTGGAGAACTGCATCTTCCATTGCATACGATCTTGATGCATAAGCTAGTAACAAAATTCATGGGAGAGACCAGTGCCAAACTACGCCAAATTTTTGATGTTATTCAGGAAGAGCCGGGAATATACCTGTTTGACGAGTTCGATGCTATTGGCACACAGCGTGGGCGCGAACACGAAGTGGGAGAAATGCGAAGAGTCTTGAATTCATTTCTCCAATTCATCGAGCAGGATGCTTCCGAAAGCATGATTATCGCTGCTACCAATACCTTTGACGTTTTGGACACAGCTTTGTTCAGGCGCTTTGATGATGTGCTGTATTACGAATTGCCGGATAAGAATGAACGTGCTCAGTTGCTTCAAAATCGTCTTAATAGTTACATGTCATCTGCACTAAATATAGAATCCTTGGCCAATGAGGCTGAATCACTGAGCCATGCCGAAATTTCAAGGGCCTGCGATGACGCGATTAAGCAGGTGCTGTTAACCAGACAAAAAAAGGTCACGAAAAAACTACTTGTGAGCATGTTAGCTCATCGTAAAGCGATCTATAGCAAAAAACGGGGGTAA
- a CDS encoding restriction endonuclease subunit S produces MSWREFTLGDAIHIKHGFAFKSQYFTDEGQYIVLTPGNFNEKGGFRLRPNKDRAYVGDIPKNFILTEGDLIVAMTEQGPGLLGSSALIPESDRFLHNQRLGLIDTLDSSKVSKRFLYYLFNTEIVRGQINGSASGTKVRHTSPERIYRVKVTVPDINEQERIAEILSAYDELIENNQRRIRLLEQASRLLYKEWFVYFRFPGHEHIKIKDGVPEWWEKKIIDEVCKTIGGGTPSTQKPEYWDGGEVTWVIPTDVTRNDCIALISTEKKITESGLKASSARLVPPDTILMTSRASVGFFAMIDQEVCTNQGFINIIPNEEWMRMCLLHNLMYRVEEIRSHAGGSTYQEISKGRFRQMSILIPPKSIAQEFNDFAYQILQQIRVLKKQQIGLVKARDLLLPRLMNGEIAA; encoded by the coding sequence ATGAGCTGGCGGGAATTTACGCTAGGAGATGCAATCCATATTAAACATGGGTTTGCCTTTAAAAGTCAGTACTTTACTGATGAAGGGCAATATATTGTTCTTACTCCAGGAAACTTCAATGAGAAAGGCGGGTTTCGATTAAGGCCCAATAAAGATCGGGCTTATGTTGGAGATATCCCTAAGAATTTTATTTTAACTGAAGGTGACTTGATTGTTGCAATGACCGAACAGGGTCCCGGCCTTCTTGGTAGTTCTGCTCTCATACCAGAGTCTGACCGTTTTCTCCATAATCAAAGACTCGGATTGATAGACACTCTAGATTCATCTAAAGTTAGCAAGCGCTTTTTATATTATTTATTCAATACTGAGATCGTCCGCGGACAGATTAACGGGAGCGCATCGGGGACAAAGGTTCGTCACACATCACCAGAAAGAATTTACAGGGTTAAAGTCACAGTCCCTGATATCAATGAACAGGAACGGATTGCCGAGATTCTCTCAGCCTATGACGAACTAATCGAGAATAACCAGCGGCGGATTCGGTTGCTGGAGCAGGCATCGAGGCTGCTCTATAAAGAATGGTTCGTCTACTTTCGCTTTCCAGGTCATGAGCACATCAAAATAAAGGATGGTGTGCCGGAGTGGTGGGAGAAGAAAATTATAGATGAAGTATGCAAGACTATCGGTGGGGGCACTCCGTCAACACAGAAGCCTGAGTATTGGGATGGAGGCGAAGTAACTTGGGTCATTCCCACTGATGTGACAAGAAATGACTGCATAGCTCTAATCTCAACCGAAAAAAAAATCACTGAATCTGGTTTGAAAGCTTCGTCTGCGCGCCTAGTGCCGCCAGATACAATTTTGATGACCAGCAGAGCCTCTGTTGGGTTTTTCGCAATGATTGATCAAGAGGTTTGTACTAACCAGGGATTTATTAATATTATTCCAAATGAAGAATGGATGAGAATGTGCCTCCTTCATAACTTGATGTATCGTGTTGAAGAAATCCGTTCGCACGCGGGCGGATCAACATATCAGGAAATCAGCAAGGGGCGATTCCGGCAGATGAGTATCCTAATTCCTCCCAAATCTATCGCGCAGGAGTTTAATGATTTTGCTTACCAGATACTTCAGCAAATCAGAGTTCTTAAAAAACAACAGATTGGATTGGTAAAGGCCCGCGACTTGCTTTTGCCGCGTCTGATGAATGGGGAGATCGCTGCATGA
- a CDS encoding type I restriction endonuclease subunit R: MSGEYSEDTLVQQTAAEYLEQKLGWDSVYAYNTETFGPEGTLGRISDREVVLTRYLRAKLIELNPGLPDDAYEDAIRQVVAVMATQTLLSTNREKYELVKDGVQVTFHNEKGERVRQRLRVFDFNNAEDNHFLCVRELWVRGDLYRRRADIVGFVNGLPLLFMELKNISKDIRAAYERNFKDYKDTVPHLFHHNAFIVLANGVDAKLGSVTSRFEHFHEWKRLAEDQPGAVDMETLLKGICDKRNFLDLLENFIVFDDSSGEPRKILARNHQFLGVNRAIEAVSDRKSRQGKLGVFWHTQGAGKSYSMVMFTRKVHRKLGGNFTFLILTDREDLDTQIYKTFAGCGVVDNDRDPCRASSGDHLSRLLAQHKSHIFSLIQKFNQGVTPDQSYTQRDDVIVITDEAHRTQYGTLALNMRNALPNASYIGFTGTPLFKEDEITRRVFGDYISTYDFQRAVEDKATVPIYYDARGDKLGVAIGDLNEKIAEKLEELETDNIDVEQRLERELKRDYHIITADKRLNQVARDFVNHYSTAWETGKAMLVCIDKITCVRMYNLITKYWDERIAELTAGLGSAADEQEEAYRRRQIEWMRETRTAVVVSEEQGEVEKFRRWDLDITPHRRLIKEGMDLPESMRQKPQFRNMQRMALDEAFKEDEHPFRIAIVCAMWLTGFDVPSLSTLYLDKPLKAHTLMQAIARANRVNEGKNNGLVVDYCGILKNLRKALATFAGQPDSGHGEGGETEPAKPEEELLADLVEAISFVRSFLTERGASLDDIITKTGFERNAAIVATKEAANETDETRKRFEVMCREVCKKFKSCINVKGINAHRVEYDAINVVYKSLQQDREKADITDIIRQLHRVVDEAIETQPERTGDESEVYDISKIDFERLRKEFERSPAKRTTVQNLKQAIERRLQRLLEQNPLRTDFQRHYEDIVVEYNREKDRVTIERTFEALIRFFNELDEEESRAVREGLDEESLAIFDLLKKRDLNSSDIKRIKAVAVELLARLKAEKLRIDHWRDKESTRDAVRIAIRDFLWRDDTGLPVSSYTEDEVNAKAEEVFRHIYRVYPTLPSPYYTEQYEIDSNCCRK; the protein is encoded by the coding sequence ATGTCCGGCGAATATAGCGAAGATACACTCGTCCAGCAAACGGCTGCCGAGTACCTTGAGCAGAAGCTCGGCTGGGACTCAGTTTACGCGTACAACACCGAGACGTTCGGTCCAGAAGGTACTCTCGGACGCATATCGGACCGCGAGGTGGTGCTGACGCGCTATTTGAGGGCTAAACTCATAGAGCTAAATCCGGGACTTCCGGATGATGCTTATGAAGATGCCATACGGCAGGTCGTGGCAGTCATGGCGACTCAAACACTGTTGTCGACGAACCGAGAAAAATACGAACTGGTCAAGGATGGCGTACAGGTTACCTTTCATAATGAAAAAGGCGAGCGAGTGCGCCAACGGCTTCGAGTGTTCGATTTTAATAATGCAGAGGACAACCACTTTCTCTGCGTTCGCGAGCTTTGGGTGCGCGGTGACCTTTACCGCCGCCGGGCTGACATCGTCGGGTTTGTTAATGGCCTGCCGTTGCTTTTTATGGAACTTAAGAATATCAGCAAGGACATCCGGGCTGCTTATGAACGGAATTTCAAGGACTACAAGGACACAGTCCCGCATTTATTCCACCACAACGCCTTCATCGTGCTGGCCAATGGCGTGGATGCGAAATTAGGGTCGGTGACAAGCCGGTTCGAGCACTTTCACGAATGGAAGCGCTTGGCCGAAGACCAGCCGGGCGCGGTGGATATGGAGACACTGCTTAAGGGCATCTGCGATAAGCGCAACTTCCTTGACCTGTTGGAGAATTTCATTGTCTTCGATGACTCTTCCGGCGAGCCGAGAAAGATACTTGCCCGCAACCACCAGTTCCTGGGCGTCAACCGAGCCATTGAGGCGGTGAGTGACCGTAAGAGCCGCCAGGGTAAACTGGGCGTATTCTGGCATACACAGGGCGCTGGCAAGAGCTATTCGATGGTGATGTTCACGCGGAAGGTCCACCGCAAGCTCGGTGGCAACTTCACCTTCCTGATCTTGACCGACCGAGAAGACCTGGACACGCAAATCTATAAGACTTTCGCTGGCTGCGGCGTGGTGGACAATGACCGCGACCCATGCCGCGCGAGTAGCGGCGATCACCTGAGCCGACTTCTTGCCCAGCACAAATCCCACATCTTCTCGCTTATTCAGAAATTTAATCAGGGCGTAACGCCTGACCAGAGCTATACGCAGAGAGACGATGTTATCGTCATTACTGATGAAGCACACAGGACTCAGTATGGAACACTGGCCCTGAATATGCGGAATGCTCTGCCGAACGCTAGTTACATCGGATTCACGGGTACGCCTCTATTCAAGGAAGATGAGATCACGCGGCGCGTTTTCGGCGACTATATCTCGACTTACGACTTCCAACGGGCAGTCGAGGACAAGGCCACCGTGCCAATCTACTACGATGCCAGGGGAGACAAGCTTGGCGTGGCCATTGGCGATCTAAATGAAAAGATCGCTGAAAAGCTCGAAGAACTGGAAACCGATAATATCGATGTTGAGCAGCGGTTGGAAAGAGAACTCAAACGAGATTACCACATCATTACCGCAGATAAGCGGTTGAACCAGGTTGCAAGAGATTTTGTCAACCATTACTCGACAGCATGGGAAACTGGCAAGGCGATGCTGGTGTGCATCGACAAGATAACTTGCGTTCGTATGTACAACCTGATTACCAAGTATTGGGATGAGCGTATCGCTGAATTGACTGCCGGGCTGGGTTCGGCCGCTGATGAGCAGGAGGAAGCATACCGTCGCCGTCAGATCGAATGGATGCGGGAGACACGGACGGCGGTAGTCGTCAGCGAGGAGCAAGGCGAAGTCGAGAAGTTCCGGCGATGGGACCTGGACATAACCCCGCACCGACGGTTGATCAAAGAGGGTATGGATCTGCCGGAGTCCATGAGGCAGAAGCCCCAGTTCCGTAACATGCAGCGCATGGCCCTGGATGAGGCGTTTAAGGAGGATGAGCATCCCTTCAGAATCGCCATTGTCTGCGCCATGTGGCTGACCGGCTTCGATGTGCCGAGTTTATCGACGCTCTACTTGGATAAGCCGCTTAAGGCCCACACGCTGATGCAGGCAATTGCCCGCGCGAATAGGGTAAACGAGGGGAAGAATAACGGCCTTGTTGTCGACTATTGCGGCATCCTCAAGAACTTGCGTAAGGCTCTGGCTACATTCGCAGGCCAGCCGGACAGTGGTCATGGCGAGGGCGGTGAAACAGAGCCGGCCAAACCCGAAGAAGAACTCCTGGCAGATCTGGTGGAGGCCATCTCGTTCGTTCGGAGTTTCCTGACTGAGCGCGGCGCCTCGCTCGATGACATTATCACGAAAACCGGCTTCGAGCGTAACGCGGCCATTGTGGCCACAAAGGAAGCGGCTAACGAGACTGACGAGACGCGCAAACGATTTGAGGTGATGTGCCGGGAGGTTTGCAAGAAGTTCAAATCGTGCATCAATGTCAAGGGGATCAATGCGCATCGTGTGGAGTACGATGCTATTAACGTCGTCTACAAGAGCCTCCAGCAGGACCGGGAGAAGGCTGACATCACCGACATCATTCGCCAGTTGCACCGGGTGGTAGACGAGGCCATCGAGACGCAGCCGGAACGAACTGGTGATGAATCCGAGGTCTACGACATCAGCAAGATCGATTTCGAACGATTGCGGAAGGAATTTGAGCGCAGCCCGGCCAAACGCACGACCGTCCAGAACCTCAAACAGGCCATTGAACGGAGGCTTCAGCGGCTCCTGGAGCAGAACCCGCTCCGCACGGACTTCCAAAGGCATTACGAAGATATCGTGGTCGAGTATAACCGAGAGAAGGATCGGGTGACGATTGAAAGGACTTTCGAGGCGCTAATTCGCTTTTTCAACGAACTCGATGAAGAAGAAAGCCGGGCTGTTCGTGAGGGTCTCGATGAGGAATCACTGGCAATCTTCGATCTCCTGAAGAAGCGGGACTTGAATTCCTCTGACATCAAGCGAATCAAGGCTGTTGCAGTCGAACTGCTCGCGAGGTTGAAGGCTGAGAAGCTGCGAATAGACCACTGGCGGGACAAAGAATCTACTCGTGATGCAGTGCGAATTGCCATCCGTGATTTTCTTTGGCGCGATGATACCGGGCTACCTGTGAGTAGTTATACCGAGGATGAGGTGAACGCGAAGGCAGAAGAGGTTTTTAGACATATTTATCGAGTTTACCCGACGCTACCGTCTCCATATTACACTGAACAATACGAAATCGACAGTAATTGCTGTCGTAAGTAG
- a CDS encoding S8 family peptidase — protein MPEVGYKHIFLSDDYFDRLNYTRPPRRYEGKSIPERDVSLHSRFLRRSLNQAWEQALRTAEQRKAVALPTRTGIYLEFRSDPGIDLVTKSLEDRKQGIRLLSVADRQIEGEDEPATFATVFVPANKQGHFLRKVEKYQNEQTRKGKPKNRPLIDSIADIRLAILSSFWQDTAAMPDEEAAWCEAWIRVEAGQAMDAEGRFRGLLREFDIEASEGALEFPERTVIQIFANGEQLANLLEASDEIAEFRLAKETAAFWLDLPNVDQAQAVQDLLERLDVVDTGVVVCLLDTGVNNGHPLIQPVLNNDDCHSVESAWGVDDHDRHGTLMAGVSAFGDLQDILASGRRVRVTHRLESAKILPRFGQNPHDLYGFVTAQGISRAEIQAPDRRRIICMAVSSTDDRDRGRPSSWSGEIDKLASGAEDDNRRLIILAAGNTIHPDEWQNYPNATLTNEVHDPGQAWNALTVGAWTQKTVIQDPAFADYMPVAPAGSISPFTSTSLTWEQKWPVKPDLLMEGGNAAADTNGDCSDLDDLSLVSTHYQPISRLFSGHNMTSAATALAARMAARLQAAYPEAWPETIRALMVHSAEWTPAMRERFLDDESKISYGKLLRICGYGVPNLERALRCATNSLTLVAERELQPYDKEGNNFKTRDMHIHELPWPQGVLLGLGEAQIMMRVTLSYFIEPGPGQIGWRDRYRYASHGLRFEVNSPGESRDELLIRINKAAREEGESPETTSASERWKIGATARDHGSIHSDIWFGNAATIAGSNLIGVYPVGGWWRERTHLGRWNWRTRYSLIVSLHTAEQNVDIYTPVATQVGIVTPVEIEIG, from the coding sequence ATGCCTGAGGTCGGCTATAAGCATATTTTTTTGAGTGATGATTACTTCGATCGCTTAAATTATACGCGTCCTCCGAGGCGATATGAAGGCAAGTCTATCCCAGAAAGAGACGTGTCTCTGCACAGTCGATTTCTAAGAAGAAGTCTGAACCAGGCCTGGGAGCAGGCCCTGAGGACTGCCGAGCAGCGAAAGGCAGTTGCACTTCCGACACGAACCGGGATTTATCTTGAGTTCCGTAGCGATCCAGGCATCGATCTTGTCACGAAGAGCTTGGAAGATAGGAAACAAGGCATTCGGCTGTTATCAGTAGCAGACCGGCAAATAGAAGGTGAAGACGAACCGGCAACTTTTGCGACCGTATTTGTGCCCGCGAATAAACAAGGGCATTTTTTGAGGAAAGTTGAGAAGTATCAAAATGAGCAAACCCGTAAAGGTAAGCCTAAGAATCGACCTTTGATAGACAGTATTGCTGATATTCGTTTGGCAATACTCTCGTCTTTTTGGCAGGATACTGCCGCTATGCCGGATGAGGAAGCGGCTTGGTGTGAAGCATGGATTCGCGTCGAAGCTGGTCAGGCTATGGATGCCGAGGGTCGATTTCGTGGATTACTTAGAGAATTTGATATCGAGGCATCCGAAGGAGCACTGGAGTTTCCAGAGAGGACTGTCATCCAAATATTCGCAAATGGCGAGCAGTTAGCAAATTTGCTGGAGGCAAGCGACGAAATTGCCGAGTTTAGATTGGCAAAGGAAACAGCTGCATTCTGGTTAGATCTACCGAATGTGGATCAAGCCCAGGCCGTGCAAGATCTATTGGAACGACTGGATGTGGTGGATACGGGTGTTGTTGTGTGTCTTCTTGACACAGGTGTTAATAATGGTCATCCGCTTATCCAACCTGTGTTGAACAATGATGATTGCCACTCAGTAGAATCGGCTTGGGGCGTGGATGATCACGATCGGCATGGAACGCTTATGGCGGGAGTGTCAGCATTTGGCGATTTGCAGGACATCCTAGCCTCGGGCAGACGTGTGCGTGTAACACATAGATTGGAATCGGCCAAGATCCTGCCTCGCTTCGGCCAGAACCCACATGATCTATACGGGTTTGTTACGGCACAGGGCATCAGCCGAGCCGAGATACAGGCTCCAGATCGTCGCAGAATCATTTGTATGGCGGTTTCGTCCACTGATGACCGTGATCGTGGTCGACCATCATCGTGGTCAGGAGAAATCGATAAATTAGCTTCTGGAGCTGAAGACGATAATCGCCGCCTTATTATTCTGGCCGCTGGAAATACTATCCACCCTGATGAATGGCAAAACTATCCAAATGCCACTTTGACAAATGAAGTTCACGATCCTGGCCAAGCGTGGAATGCTCTGACCGTAGGAGCTTGGACACAAAAGACCGTAATTCAGGACCCAGCATTCGCGGATTACATGCCAGTGGCTCCAGCTGGCTCCATTTCGCCATTCACAAGCACATCGCTAACATGGGAGCAGAAGTGGCCAGTAAAACCTGACCTTTTGATGGAGGGTGGAAATGCCGCCGCTGACACAAATGGTGACTGCTCAGACCTCGATGACCTTAGTTTGGTTTCTACGCATTATCAGCCAATAAGCCGTCTTTTCTCGGGCCATAACATGACCAGTGCAGCAACTGCTCTCGCAGCTCGCATGGCCGCTCGCCTTCAAGCTGCTTATCCTGAAGCCTGGCCTGAAACAATTCGGGCTTTAATGGTTCATTCTGCCGAATGGACTCCAGCAATGCGTGAGCGTTTCCTTGATGATGAATCTAAAATTAGTTACGGCAAACTCCTTCGCATCTGTGGTTACGGTGTGCCGAATCTTGAGCGTGCTCTGCGATGTGCTACGAATAGTCTGACCCTAGTCGCTGAGCGAGAACTACAACCATATGACAAGGAAGGCAATAATTTTAAGACTCGTGATATGCATATTCATGAGTTGCCATGGCCGCAAGGTGTGTTACTTGGACTTGGTGAAGCCCAGATAATGATGCGCGTTACGCTCTCGTATTTTATAGAACCCGGTCCCGGCCAAATTGGCTGGCGTGATAGATACAGGTATGCTTCTCATGGATTAAGATTTGAGGTGAATTCACCTGGTGAGAGCCGTGATGAGTTACTTATTCGTATAAACAAGGCTGCCAGGGAAGAAGGTGAATCCCCTGAAACTACGAGCGCGAGTGAACGATGGAAGATCGGCGCGACTGCCAGAGACCATGGGTCTATCCATTCGGATATCTGGTTCGGAAACGCTGCAACTATCGCCGGCTCTAACCTCATTGGAGTGTATCCGGTGGGTGGCTGGTGGCGCGAGCGTACACATCTTGGCCGATGGAATTGGAGGACTCGGTACTCTCTCATAGTGTCACTGCATACAGCTGAACAGAATGTTGACATTTACACGCCAGTCGCTACGCAAGTAGGAATCGTAACGCCGGTTGAGATCGAAATCGGATAA
- a CDS encoding IS3 family transposase (programmed frameshift) codes for MKKSRFSESQIVAVLKEAESGVPVQEVCRKHGISDATYYNWKSKYGGMEVSDLRRMKELEAENSKLKRMYADMALENRALKDLIEKKPLRPPEKREAVTYLVAEYKLSVQSSCLCIGISRAAYYRAPVYADRDAEVIKALNALIERHPRWGFWKCHKALRRKGHSWNHKRVYRVYCALRLNQKRRSKRRLPKRFKQPLSIPRQPNQVWSADFMCDNLYTGSRFRTFNVIDDFNRECLAVEIDTSITGRRLTRVFERLRSERGLPEVLRVDNGPEFLSGDFVAWAEQAGMAIQYIQPGQPNQNAYVERFNRTYREEFLSLYLFRNLHEVREGTHAWRIDYNERRPHDALGDLTPEEYRQNNAGNSTLKLST; via the exons ATGAAGAAGTCGCGTTTTTCTGAATCACAGATTGTAGCGGTGCTCAAGGAGGCAGAATCCGGGGTTCCCGTTCAGGAGGTCTGCCGCAAGCACGGCATCTCGGATGCCACCTACTACAACTGGAAGTCGAAGTACGGCGGCATGGAGGTCTCGGACCTCCGGCGCATGAAGGAGCTGGAAGCTGAGAACTCCAAGCTCAAGCGCATGTACGCCGACATGGCTCTTGAGAACCGGGCATTGAAGGACCTGATTGAAAAAAAGC CTCTGAGGCCGCCCGAGAAACGCGAAGCTGTCACTTATCTAGTCGCCGAGTACAAATTGTCGGTACAGAGCAGCTGCCTTTGTATTGGCATATCGCGGGCGGCCTATTACAGAGCGCCGGTCTACGCCGACCGGGATGCAGAGGTCATCAAGGCTCTGAACGCCCTGATTGAACGACATCCCAGGTGGGGCTTCTGGAAGTGCCACAAGGCCCTGAGGCGCAAAGGCCACTCCTGGAATCATAAGCGCGTCTATCGTGTTTACTGCGCCTTGAGGCTCAACCAGAAGCGCAGGAGCAAGAGAAGGCTGCCTAAGCGCTTTAAACAGCCATTGTCGATACCAAGGCAGCCGAACCAGGTCTGGAGTGCGGATTTCATGTGCGACAACCTCTATACCGGCAGCCGTTTTCGTACCTTTAATGTTATTGACGACTTCAACCGGGAGTGCCTTGCGGTTGAGATAGATACATCGATAACAGGCAGGAGGCTCACCCGGGTTTTCGAGCGCCTCAGGTCTGAGAGGGGTTTGCCGGAAGTACTGCGGGTCGACAACGGCCCTGAGTTTTTAAGCGGCGACTTTGTTGCCTGGGCCGAACAGGCGGGGATGGCTATCCAGTACATCCAGCCTGGGCAGCCGAATCAGAACGCTTATGTCGAGAGATTCAATAGGACGTACCGCGAGGAGTTTTTGAGCTTGTACCTGTTCCGTAATCTTCATGAGGTGCGGGAAGGAACCCACGCATGGAGGATCGACTACAATGAGCGCCGTCCCCATGATGCCTTGGGGGACCTTACGCCAGAGGAGTATCGTCAAAACAACGCCGGAAACTCTACTTTAAAACTGTCTACTTGA
- a CDS encoding toll/interleukin-1 receptor domain-containing protein — protein MDLNRKLIFISHANPEDNEFTLWLVSRLSALGYLVWSDLTKLLGAEVFWKNIEDAIRNHAAKVIVVLTRSAQQKDGVLDEVNLAVSIERTMSYPHFVVPIRLDDLPFHDISPNLARKNIIDFSKDWAEGFGQLLKVLERDKVGREQDLSTQQIAIWIENIRAGYQKVVAEPQQLMTNYVEFMQLPENLNFYKVGLPNDVLRLRFQSFTYPLYHYQGMVATFASSEDMNDFLAQDQYAALAYQIPVLSILNNESHNLSELKRPEAVHMLSFLIRTAWDKTMEMKGLRAYELASGRKAWFAENGYRSNNVIKYFDLNGIERRKSLVGRSEKRKAFWHFAIDGWPTIGKEPTLMLRPHVVFTEDGKTQFSVQSRMHRLRRGFCRNWWNPRWRDLILAYTTMLSDEYQTIKLKVGSEQFFFINSRPALFNSPVSVSGLSKTYVPVDETDSQLDELSEGFGWDIDEENDDLTLDTDESIEAENRDKP, from the coding sequence ATGGATTTGAATAGAAAACTTATATTTATTAGTCATGCGAATCCGGAAGATAATGAATTTACATTATGGCTGGTTTCGCGCTTGAGTGCATTGGGTTATCTAGTATGGTCCGATCTAACAAAGCTTTTGGGTGCAGAAGTTTTTTGGAAGAACATTGAAGATGCCATACGTAATCATGCGGCTAAAGTGATTGTTGTTTTGACGCGCTCGGCACAGCAAAAAGATGGAGTACTTGATGAGGTTAATCTCGCTGTTTCAATTGAACGAACTATGAGCTATCCGCATTTCGTAGTTCCTATTCGGTTAGATGACCTGCCTTTCCACGATATCAGTCCTAATCTGGCGCGAAAAAATATTATCGATTTCAGTAAGGATTGGGCAGAAGGTTTCGGACAGCTTTTGAAGGTATTAGAGCGCGACAAGGTTGGAAGAGAACAGGATTTATCTACACAGCAAATTGCTATATGGATCGAAAACATCCGTGCCGGATATCAAAAAGTAGTTGCAGAGCCGCAGCAATTAATGACGAACTATGTTGAATTTATGCAATTACCTGAGAATCTGAATTTTTATAAAGTGGGCTTGCCTAACGATGTGCTACGACTCAGGTTTCAATCTTTTACATATCCACTGTATCATTATCAAGGCATGGTGGCAACCTTCGCCAGTAGTGAGGATATGAATGATTTTTTGGCGCAAGATCAATACGCTGCACTCGCGTATCAAATACCCGTATTATCAATTCTTAATAATGAATCTCATAATCTGTCTGAGCTTAAAAGACCGGAAGCAGTACATATGTTGTCGTTTTTAATCAGGACTGCTTGGGATAAAACAATGGAGATGAAAGGGCTGCGTGCGTATGAGCTGGCTAGCGGCCGAAAAGCCTGGTTTGCTGAAAATGGATATAGGTCTAATAACGTCATAAAATATTTTGATCTGAATGGCATAGAGCGAAGAAAAAGTTTGGTTGGCCGTAGTGAAAAAAGAAAGGCTTTCTGGCATTTTGCTATAGACGGATGGCCAACCATAGGCAAGGAACCTACGCTTATGCTTAGGCCACATGTCGTATTTACGGAAGATGGAAAAACACAATTTTCTGTTCAGTCAAGAATGCACCGGCTTCGCCGAGGATTTTGCAGAAATTGGTGGAATCCTCGCTGGCGGGATCTCATATTGGCTTATACAACGATGTTATCTGATGAATACCAAACAATTAAATTAAAGGTGGGTTCAGAACAATTCTTTTTTATAAATTCCAGACCCGCTTTGTTCAATTCGCCTGTTTCAGTCAGTGGTTTATCTAAAACTTATGTCCCGGTGGATGAGACCGATAGTCAACTTGATGAATTGTCAGAAGGATTCGGATGGGACATTGATGAAGAAAATGACGACCTGACGCTTGATACTGATGAGTCAATTGAAGCTGAAAATAGGGACAAGCCATAA